One Rhinolophus ferrumequinum isolate MPI-CBG mRhiFer1 chromosome 10, mRhiFer1_v1.p, whole genome shotgun sequence genomic window, gataaagaaacaaaaccctaatatatgctgcctacaagagactcacttcagattgaaagatacacacagatgaaaagtaaagagatggaaaaagataattcatgaaaatggaaacaaacaaacaaggctgGGGCAGCagtacttgtaccagacaaaatagactttaaaacaaaggctataatgtGAGACAAAGAAGgccccaataatcccacttcttatctgaagaaatgcaaatgctacttcgaggggacgtgtgcatccatatgctcattgcagcattgtttgcaatggccaagatgtggaggcagcctgggtgtccattgatggaagaaaggacaaagaggaggaggtacatatatacaatggaatattgctcggccagggaagggaatgggttctgccatctgtggtggcatagatgggcctggagggtactgtgctgagtggagtatgtcagacagagaaagacagatgtattgtgatttcgcttatatgtggaatctagagaacggAATGaacaagtaaaacagaaacaaactcatagatacagagaacattgccagacgggagggggtttcagggtgtgggtgaaaaaaggggaagggattaagaagtacaaattggttgttacacagtagtcatggggatgtggggtgtagcataaggaatatagtcaataatattgtaataactatgtatggtgtcagatgggtgctagatttgttggggtgatagatgtgaGGGAGAGGGTTGGGgcacagggtgaaaaaggtgaaggaattaagaagtacaaatggtagttacaaaatagtcatggggatgtaatgtaaagcatagggaacaatatggttataactatgtatagtgccaggtggtactagactagtcagggggatcacttcttaaattatacaaatgtctaaccaccatggtgtacacctgaaattattataaaataatattgaatgtcaactgtaattgataaatttaaaaaggggggaaggggaataagaggttcacatttccaggcataaaacaaataagtcatggggacgtaatggacagcacagggaatatagtcaatggtattgtgacagcatggtacagtgtcacatggttgctgcacttatcatggtgatcacttctttaggtatatcagtgttgaacaactatggtgtaacGCTGAAACTcagataatattgtatgttagctatatttttaattaaaatcttttaaaaaatatataggaattaTTACTACTTTCCTTTCTAatcaatttcattgttttgtgatACTGTTTTAATCTATACCCTTTTCTAAAAGTCAATAAGAATACAAAGagtgggccagcccggtggctcaggcggttggagctccgtgctcctaactccgaaggccgccggttcgattcccacatgggccagtgggttctcaaccacaaggttgccagttcgattccttgagtcccgcaagggatggtgggctgcgccccctgtaactaagattgaactcggcaccttgagttgagctgcctcctggatggctcagttggttggagcgtgtcctctcaaccacaagcttgccggttggactcctgcaagggatggtgggctgtgccccctgcaagtagcaatggcaactggacctggagctgagctgcaccctgcacaactaagactgaaaggacaacaacttgacttggaaaaaagtcctggaagtacacactgttccccaataaagtcctgttccccttccccaataaaatcttaaaaaaaaaaaaaaaaaaaaaaagaatacaaagagcACCTTTGTCTAGTGTTTTATGTTCAGgttatctttgtaatttttatttattatctttttcatgATACAGAATATGTTGATAGTTGGAACCAAAGGGAAGTTATTATGGAAATGAGTTATATTCCTCATTGTCCATAAGTTTTGAGGAATAGCATTCCTTGGATATAATACATCTTTTATAAACAATGACTTTGTCCTAAAATCAGAATGATCATATAAAGTAGCCCACAATAATGCAGATAACTATGGTTAGGGTATGTTTGGACATAAAATATGAATTGAACATCGTTGATACTTTTTTGTAATATTAATAGTTTTGGTACTATCAATAGATTTTTTGGTactatttcaaaaatagaatgtgatttgatttttttgtgtgtgtgttcacactattttataaaatcttagtTGATAATTTTAGGacttacaaaataaatactttacatTGAAAAATAGTTTGGAGTATAGATAATGGTGATGGGCACACAGCATCGAggatgtatttaatgccactgaattgtactctCACAGATGGGAATAGGCGTAGCTAGCTTCTCCAAGTAAGAGGCCTGAGGGCCCGGGAAACAGCTCTCAGAAGTGCAAAGCAAGATTGAAGGGGAGCATAGGAGGGTCCTGGCAACAGCCCAGGACACCGACGTCAGTCCAGGCTCGCTGTCTCTCGGCAGACCGGCTCAGTCCAGAGGAGTCTGTTCTCAGTTAAGCCACCtaaagagggaagggaggtcTAGACATGTGTCTCAACAATTAGAAATTCCATTAGGAATCACCAGGCTAGTCGTTAACATCAACAAccaatatttaataaacaaaccAGTAAGTCAAGAAGTAACagttgagaaaacaaacaaaatccgtTGTTTTATTTAGAAGTATTTAGCACCGAAGTGGGAGTACGGTGCCTCCAGGGATACTGATGTAGAAGTCATACACACCACACGTATGTTTTAAAGtttgtgaaaaataacaaagtaaatCGGAAGAAAAACTAAATCTCTTCTTTGCCACATTACACAAAACTTCACCgatgataaacaaataaataataattagacAAACTGCCATCAGTGGGAAAGGGTGCGGCCAGGTGGTGCAGCGTGTACAGCGCGCCCTCTGGTGGTGGGTGCTATGCAAATCGTCCTCCAAAAGAACGCCTGAAGTTTACAGAGGGGTCACAGAAAGTGTTCAGATGGACATAATCGGAACCACGTAAAATTTTAAGTagctattttaaaattggattataACTTATATCTGTGAAAAGAGTATATCCATTAATGGCTCACGGCACTTCTGCAATTCATTTGTGACACCCCAATGTGCCTCATTTCACTGGCTGGTTATTTTCTGCTATAAACGGTGAAAATGAATTAAAGCTACATCAACAGTGTGGATGATTCTCAGCAGCACCACGTTGATTTTAAAAAGCGAGTCacctggtgggaatgtaagatggTGCAACCACTctgaaaagtttggcagtttctttaaaaacaaaaaaatgtaaactgacCATCCACCCCGCAGCAGGCTCATGGGCATTTATCCCAGGGAAATGAAAGCTGCAGCCACACAAACACCTGCACACAGACGCAACTTTATTTTCAACAGCCaagctatttaaattaataagaatGTCGTGTGTCAAAAACTACAGATATAACTAAAACCGTGTTTAGGGGAAAACCATGGCCATCGCTTCAAATGTGCTTTCGTTGCTTCTTTAATTTAGATGCTCGTGACTTTACCATTGGTTCTAAACAAGatgctaatattttctcccaacaAAATACCCTCCACAAGATAAAACCTCTAGaatactttcagtctgtgtgtgaaAGATTGATTCATTGCTCaaaatgtttcctcttttccccCCATCTTGGGGTCTGGTTCTGGTgcatttgctgtttgtttttaatcttttcttagtGTTTTCCGCATATCAGTACCTGCATAGTCTGCTTTGCATCCTTCTACATCCCAACAACATTCTTTTGCTTGGACAGGTGGAGGCCATTTTGACTGGgcagatgattttaaaatattcaaattcagcAAAATATGTCACACATGCAATCAAATTTGCACAGCCACACAAAAACATTACACCTTGTCATTGGCCCTATTTCATTCACTTTCAGTTTTAAACACAAAAAACGCTAGATGATCACTACAGAATTCAGCAAACTCGGGTTGGTTCTTCCTTGTCACAAGCACTGGTATCACTGCTCATCTCAAATCTATTGCTTTAAGGGAGAAATGCGTTATCACAGGCAGAGGGGAATGTCCAGCCATGAGCTCTGAAGACATTCATGCTGCCCAAGCATGAGGCACTGACGCCACTAAGGACAGCTTGTCATCAGTCTGAACCTGTCGACCAGAAAACTAAAGTCCTCCAAATTAATTTCCATGCAGAACAATGTTTactaaaagataataaaaattgcTCATTTAAAACTCACATATATGTTACTCAACAGCAACCACagtattgtttaaaatttcacCAATGAAAGATTTGGGCAGAGTATTCCACCTCTGACCTTTAGAATTACTGGGTTCAGGAGGATAATAAAAAGATGAACTTCAGCACACTGAGTGTTgtttaaaaattctctacagatgATGCCCCCCTATGGGCCTCCCCCTTTCCGTCTTTGGGGGCCCCACACCAGTGGCTCCCAGCAGTCACCTTAGTTCTCCCTCCAAGGCTGGCACATTGGGCTCAGAGCTCTAGTGAAGGCCAGGAATCCCCACGAGACCGCTGGACACTCCCTCTGGCCCCTTTGTCTTCTGGAGCAGGCAGGTGAGTGGCAGTGCTGGGCAGAATGGACCTATTTTAATATACTtgactgttcttttttctaatgtttgtaaaataaatactacacttcttcatttcaaatttttcatcattGATAATGAAGTCATTTAAGGCTGATTTCCTGTGAGCACAGCTTTAGCTACGTCCTACAGAGTTGGGCATGAAGACATCTACCTTAGCAGTGTtgtctacatattttaaaacttcacatttgAGGTTCTCTTTGATCCAGgggtttttaaaagagaatttgttAATTTCTAAGTACTtaaatttgcttcatttttaaatattttattgtttgcttaGAATTGTTTTGGGTTATAATCAAATCATGTGTCCTATTACATCTCTATTCAACTTATGTGGTAtgattattttatgcaaatattccACGGGCTTAAATAGATGCAAAGTTCTCTCTGTACATATAACAATGAAATTGAGATTGCTGCATGCATTATTCGATTCCTTTATTCTCTCCAGAAATACACTCATTTCTGGAATGGGTGTCTTGAAGCCTGGGGAAGGGTGAGACCAGCGGTCCGTGGCCATCTGCAGGACGCTTGCAAAGGCAGAACTCCAAGGAGGAGAGGCCAGGCGGGTGGGGGTGCTACAGGGAGGAGGGCGGAGCCAGGGGGGCGGCTAGTCCGGTTGCCAGGAGGCGGGGCCCGGACACAATGGGGTCTAGGAGTTGGGCCGGGCGGGGCGGGAATCGAGGCACATTACCTGGCCTTCTCAGCGGGGAGTCACTGGAGCAGGTTAGTGCATCAACTTCGGGCCCCCCTCCGGGCACCGGGTCCCCCATGCCGCTCCCTCGCCTCGGAATCTTTGCTTGATGCACCGAAAAgatcccacccctcccccccccaggaTCCCGGGGGATTCTCTTCCCTCAGTGTTGAGTCCAAACTAGGCGCGCGCGCACACCTTTACTGAACTCAGTTTGtaggttgggggatgggagacaGCCTCGAAGCTCCATCCCTGCACCACggcccccccacccacacacacacacacacacacacacacacacagagccggGAGAGCTGCCGTTTGTTTACCTGGCTCCTGGGATACCGGTTGGGCCCCGCCCCCGGAATCCGGGGTGGAGGAGCCCGGGCCGCCACCTTCTGTCCACAGGTGCTGCAGGCCGTAAGCACACCCGCCGGGCCATGGGCTCGGACGTCTGGGTCGGCCCGTGGCGGCCGCACCGGCCCCGCGGCCCCATCGCAGCGCTCTACGGAGGCCCTGGGCCCAAATACAAGTTGCCCACAAACACTGGTACCGGCGACGCGCGCAAGACTGTGAGGGATGGGCGGTGGGGAGGAAGAAGCTGGCGAGGTCTCTGCGGGAAATGGGGTGCTGAACCCCGGGCTGGAAAGGGGAAGCTCTGTTCTGTGCTCTGGGCGAAAGCGGCCGGACCCACAGATGATGTTGGGACACCCCACAGGCTACTTCCTACACGATCCGTCGCGGCCCCGCGCCCCCGCCTTCACCTTCGGCGTGCGCCTCCCCACGCAGCAGACTTCGTGCGGCCCCGGGCCCAGCCACCTGGTGCCGGCTCGCATGACCGTGCGCGGCCCGGACGGCACCCCCGCGTACTCCATCTACGGCCGCCCGCGCCATGCAGCGCCTTGCCTCACTCCCGGACCGGGTCAGGACCCCTGGGACCCCGGTCTCTCCAACGCCGAGCCGCCTCCAGGGAGCCCACCCGGAAACCCTAACCTGAGTCCCTAGCCCCCTTCGGGTACTCTAACACTCCAAATTCTGTACCCTTATCCGGATGTCCAAAGAACTCCAAACCCACCGGGCTTCGACAAATCGTGGTTCAGTTTCCCAGCTTTGTCCCCACCAGGCCCCTATCCCGATTCCGGCCCACACCTCTGGTTCTCCCCACAGGCAGGTACTTCCCAGAGCTAGCAGAAAACGCGACATACCCCAGCGCGCCTCGGCACACCATCGCCTCCCGAAACTGGGGCACCCACGCGGAGAATCAGACCCCAGGTGACCAGAAAGGCCCGTTCCAAGTCCGAGGCCCTTCCTACCCCCGATCTGGAGCCGCTCTCTAGGCGCTAGGAATACCCAGCATTCGCGGAGGAGGGGAGACCCGGGCGAATCCGCAAAGACCCGCCCCTAGACCCCATCCCTTGCTGGCTCCTTCCCAGGTCCCGGGACCTACACAGTGCCCTCGCTACTGGGCCCGCGCGTCATCGGCAAAGTCTCTGCCCCAACTTACTCCATCTGCGGCCGCAGCGCGGTGGGCAGCTTCATCGAGGACCTAAgcaaggtgggggaggggttgccCGGCACAGCGTAGCGAGGGGTCAACCGAGCAGACCGCAGAGGGTCAGGAAGCAAGGGATGGGGGTCAGTGAACAGCATGGAATGGAGGCCAGATGCAGCTCTCCTTCCGCCCTCCCAGACCCCAGGTCCCTGCGCCTACCACGTGGTGAACCCTGGGATCTACAAGTCTCGGGCACCTCAGTTCACGATGCTGGCGCGTACTTCGCTCCCCCAAGACAACACCCTGAATCCCGGGCCTGCAGCCTACAACGTGGACCAGGTGATCTGGATTCCAGGGTCAAGGGTTCGGGTCCAGGATGGAGGGTCTGAGGTCTGGGGCCAGGGTTCCGAAGTCCCAGCGCGGGGCCGCACGGCCGGCTCCGCGAGGTCAACTACGTCTCAACGACGTCTTTTGGGTCTGCAGCACCGGAAGCCTCGCGGCTGGAGCTTCGGTACCCGGCACTCGGACTACCTGGCCCGGATGGTGACCGACGTGGATCACTGAGCAGAGGTCGAGGGGGCGGGCGCGGCCTTGCAAATGTTTGCTTAAAGCTTCCGGAGCCAGCCGTGTGTCCGCCTCTCTGTGCGTGCAGCGAAGAACTGGACGGGTCCCGGCGGCCTACGAGATTGGCGGGACAAAAGCGAGCTGGGGGGTCGTCCCGCCTTCCCGAGGCAGTGATTGGCCCAGATTCCCGCCTGAGGCCTCGCCCAGCAGCCGTCCATTAACCAGGAAGGACCTGCTCCTTCCTGTCTGCACTACTATTCCCACTCTGATCTCGGGCCCCACAGGGCAGACACGGGCTGAAATCGTCAGCAGGACAGGCGAGGGTCGCTGTGCGGGACAGGTAGGGGCCAGGGTCAAATTATGAGGCCGAGAACTGGGAGCCAGACACGCTGACGAGCACACGGGCTACACAGACACTGCACACGGGGCAGACACGAGAAACGGGAACAGGGTAGGTAGGGACCAGTGCACCAGGTGGGCACGAGGCGGCGGCCGGTCCAAGGTGTGTCTCGCACCCTGCAGACCTGGGACGATGGCAGCTCCCGTGACCCCAGGACACCTGACACCCAACCCAGTAGCACCTGGTGACCTGTCGTGGGGAGGGCTCCGAGGCCCTCCTGACACCCCGCCAGAGCCCAAGCAGCTCCCGGAGCTGATCCGCCTGAAGCGAGACGGAGACCGCCTGAGCGAGGGCGATATTAGGGGCTTTGTACGCGCTGTGGTGGACGGCAGCGCACAGGGTGTGCAGATAGGTACGTGGAGACGGATGGGTGCCCTACCCTGAGACTGACTGTGTTGAGGACACTAGCGCCTCACCACTGCCAGTGAACCCAGGATAAGCCATCGCTGTGGGAATGCGCCCTTCATGCAGCCTATACCCCTGTACCCCTTCCTTAGGGGCCATGCTCATGGCAATCCGACTGCAAGGCATGGACCTGGAGGAGACTGTGGCGCTGACCCAGGCCATGGCCAAGTCTGGGGAGCAGCTGGAGTGGCCGGAGGCCTGGCACCAGCAGCTCGTGGACAAACATTCCACAGGGGGTGTGGGTGACAAAGTCAGCCTGGTCCTGGCACCTGCCCTGGCTGCCTGTGGCTGCAAGGTCAGAAGGAGCCTCCTCTCAAGACCAGAAACTCTGACCTTAGAGGCCAGAAGCCCACAAGCGCTGATGTGGCCCAGACAGAGCCCCAAAGGCAGGATCCAGGCTTCTTGCCCCCAGGACAGAACTTGGGTCCCCTTCCCCATCAGCCCCCCATAACAGGACCAAGTTATCTAGTGCCCATGCCCCATTCAGTAACCCTGAAAGGACTCCCAAGGGAAAAGCCGGGTATTCCTGTCCCTTGGTCCCCCAGACTTGTGCCCCCCATCCCAAACCAGGACAATCTTTTCCATTCCCTCTCCACCAGTTGGACCCACTACAAGGCCTTAGTAAATACTTAATTCCAGCTAAAGAAGTCCTAATCAAGGAAGGTAAGGGCAGATGTGCAGGTACACTCAGTACCCCTGTCCAGCAGGTACCAATGATCAGTGGACGTGGTCTGGGGCACACAGGGGGCACCCTGGATAAACTGGAGTCTATTCCTGGATTCACCGTCATTCAGAGCCCAGAACAGGTACAGGTGGGCCAATGGTCAGTCATTGATCTGGGTTATTGATGGGATATTAACCAGAATCTCTGAAGGATCAGGGTCACTGAGGATATTGATCAAAGTTATTCATGGATCACTCATGGTCACTGGACTTTGGTCAAAGTCATCAATGAACTTTGGAGTCACTAATAGGGACTTAGTCAATATCACTGATGGGCCTCTGATCAATAGGACATTGATCAATATTCCTGGTTCGTCAAGCCAGTCATTAACGAGGACTTATCAGAATTGTTCGTAAGTCACTGGTCATGGTTTTGGACACTTGTCATGTTTGCCGGTGAGTCCCTGATCAGGGTTAGTGATGGGGTCATTGATCAGTGGTCAGTGTCACTGGGAGTCCTGACGCAGGGGGATTTGGCCAGATGCAAGGTCTGCTGGAGCAAGTGGGCTGCTGTATTGTGGGTCAGAGCAAGAAGCTGGTTCCTGCGGATGGAATCCTGTATGAAGCCAGAGATGTGACAGCCACTGTTGACAGCCTGCCACTCATCACAGGTGACCTGACCCCACACTCCAGGGTCCACCTTCAGCATGTTAAAGACCCTGACCTCCCATCACATAGTATCCTCTCATCAGGGGACTATGGGACCGCCCCCAACCCCGGGGGTAGTGGTCCCTCATCACAGGATGCCTGGCCACCAATTTGAGAGTGACCTGGCTGATTCACAATGCGCCAGGCCTGTCACCTCATCATAGGAGACTTGACCCTCAATCCCCCACATCTCCCAGGAAGCTTCGGGCTGTCTTTTACCACCAgcccctctgcctgccccacaGCTTCCATCCTCAGTAAGAAGGTGGTGGAGAGCCTGTCTGCCCTGCTGGTGGACGTGAAGTTCGGCGCAGCTGCAGTCTTCCCcagccaggcagaggccagggagctGGCAGGAGCGCTGGTGAGCAGCGGTGCCAGATGTACCTTGTGAGCTCTCTGTTAGGGTCTCGCCAGGACAGGCACAAAGTTTTCCTGACCCCCACAGCTGAGATCAGGCACATTGCCTGCTTCAGTCACCCCCACCCAAAGACTTCTGTGACCCCACCCCTCATTCGGGCAACCAAGGGTGCAGCACCAGCTGGAGTTTGGTGACACAAGGGGTACAAGCCCCGTGGGACGCAGGGCACGGGCCACACTGTCTCCGCAGGTTGGTGTAGGGGCGGGCCTGGGTCTTCGGGTTGCAGCCGCTCTGACCGCTATGGACAACCCCCTGGGCCGCAGCGTGGGCCACACCCTGGAGGTGGAGGAAGCGCTGCTTTGCATGGACGGCGCGGGGCCACCGGACCTGCGGGACCTGGTCACTAGACTCGGTGAGTGGACGGGTAAGGGGTGTGTGGGGGCCGGAGCTACAGAGCCGCCTTCGCTGCACCTAAACCCCGCCCCCGCCGACAGGGGGCACCTTGCTCTGGCTCAGCGGACAGGCAGAGGACCCGGCCGTGGGCGCCGCTCGGGTGGCCGCGACGCTGGACGACGGCTCGGCCCGGGACCGCTTCGAGCGAATGCTAGCGACGCAAGGCGTGGACCCGTGGCTGGCCCGAGCCCTATGCTCCGGGACCCCCGCGCAACGCCGGCAGTTGCTGCCCCGCGCAAGGGAGCAAGAGGAACTGCTCGCGCCCGCGGACGGTGAAGGCCGGCAGACCCGCGTCCCTGTCCCAGCCCTGTCCCCCGCCCAGGTCCCTCCCCGTCCTAAGTCCCGGGCCtcgcccccagccccgcccctcccGACCAGCTCCTCTCCCCGCAGGCACCGTGGAACTCGTCCGGGCGCTGCCGCTGGCGCGCGTGCTGCACGAGCTCGGGGCCGGACGCAGCCGCGCAGGGGAGCCGCTCCGGCCAGCGGTGGGCGCGGAGCTGCTGGTCGGCGTGGGCCAGAAGCTGCGCCGCGGTGAGCGCGAATCCCCGCCCCTCCTCGACCCCGCTGGCCACCCCGCCCGCTGACCGCCGTTCCCGCCGCCCGCAGGGACGCCGTGGCTCCGCGTGCACCTGGACGCGCCCGCACTCAGCGACCCGCAGCGCCGCGCCCTGCAGGGGGCGCTCGTACTCTCGGACCGCGCGCCTTTCGCCGCCCCCTCGCCCTTCGCTGAGCTCATCTTGCCGCCGACCGACACACAGCAATAAAGCCCGAGAGCTGCAAAGCCGTGTCTGTACCTGGCGCGCCGGGGTCGGGAGCGGGAAGGCGGGAAGGGAAGGCAAGTGTGGAGCGCTACGACTGAGGTGAAGCCGCCGGGGACGGAGCCCCGCCCCGTCCAACACGTGACCTATAGTGAGCCCCGCCATGTTTTGCGCGCACTGCCGGTCCAAACGCGCGTGCGCTGCGCCGTTGACTCATGCGCACTGGCGTCGAGAGGGGCAACGCGCTAGATCCAAGGGCGGCTGCGGGGCCAGGTGCGCCGTGCGGCTGGTTAGCGCTTCCTCTTGGGCGGTATTCCCTGACTCGAAACAACGTCGCCGACCGCCTAAGGTGCGGACACCGAGCCCGGGGAGCCTGGGAGGACCTCGGGTGCAGAGGACAGAGGGGCGGGCGGGCTTCTGGGGCGTGCTTGGTGCCGGCGTCCAGCTTTCTGACTTTACCAGCGGCGCGGTACCggagggctccctggaggagggcTCCCAGAGCGGGGCCCAGGAAGCATCCACAGGCTGCCTTCGCTTGCCAGGTGTCTCTCTCACGCACTGCTTAGAGCCCGTGTAGTAAAGGAAGAAGCTGGTACGGAGAGGCTAAGGGACGTGCCCAGTGTCATCCAGCCCAGAGCCCAAGTCTAGGAACCGTCCGGACGTGGGGTGGGAGTTGGAGGCCCTCAGCAGCAGCTCAACAGGTGAGGCGGTCCTCAGACCACCTAGCGGACCTCCAGAGGCCCTTGTAGAAAGGCACAGAGGTCACCGAAGCCACGGAAGGGCGTGGGCTGAGCCAGCAGTTGCCAGTGGAAACCTGGATGTGAAGAGGGTGGGATCTGTGGCGAGTGCAAACTCCGCCCGAGTGCGTGCGGGAGGTTCATCAGGTGACGCTGAGGGATGGAGCCGCCTCAGTGGTAACTGCTTGTGCTCCCTGTGCAGACTGGTGTGGGTGATACGGGGTTCtcctgagggtgggggaaggggccgAAGAACTGTGCTTGGTCTCTTAAGTGGAAGGCTGGCCGACAGCAAAAAAGGCAGAGGAGCCAGATTTGAGGGTTGAAGCCAGAGACTCGCTCCTCCTTTCTGAAATGGGGCTTTATTGCAGACAGACATGCTAAGAAATCCAGGCAAGGCATGCACTTGCAATGCTTTCCGTCAGCTCGCGCGGCAACACAGGTGAGTACTGCGCAGGCTGTGTGGGGCTTCAGATGCAGGACAGTGACAGGCATGGATATTTGATTACACCTAAGCTGGAATTTGAGGCTACAGAGGAGAAGCGGTTCTGAGCTCCGCAGAGCTGGTGGGGTCAGCTGTGAGCCTAAGTGTGGGGTTGGTCCTTCACTTGGCAGTGAGTCTCCAGAGTGATGGGGGATGACCCAGGAGGCCAAAGCACCTTCAGACTCCTGAAACCTTGGCTCTTTGCAGGAGCATCAGATCCATGCTGCTGCTGGCTCGGACACCCAAGGCTTGGCCCAGACTCTGTCAGCTCGGGGTTCCAGCCCTCCCCAGGAGCCCAGGAAGCAAGGCCCTGCCTGTGACACGCCAGCTCTGGTCAAGGcagggccagccccagggccctggACTGCGGGCGAGGCTAATGATCACAGCTTTGAttggggctgggctgggtggggcctggCTGGCCATGAAGGCTGAGAAGGAGCGGGGTCAGCACCAGCGGCGGACAGCGGC contains:
- the TYMP gene encoding thymidine phosphorylase isoform X6, producing the protein MAAPVTPGHLTPNPVAPGDLSWGGLRGPPDTPPEPKQLPELIRLKRDGDRLSEGDIRGFVRAVVDGSAQGVQIGAMLMAIRLQGMDLEETVALTQAMAKSGEQLEWPEAWHQQLVDKHSTGGVGDKVSLVLAPALAACGCKVPMISGRGLGHTGGTLDKLESIPGFTVIQSPEQSKKLVPADGILYEARDVTATVDSLPLITASILSKKVVESLSALLVDVKFGAAAVFPSQAEARELAGALVGVGAGLGLRVAAALTAMDNPLGRSVGHTLEVEEALLCMDGAGPPDLRDLVTRLGGTLLWLSGQAEDPAVGAARVAATLDDGSARDRFERMLATQGVDPWLARALCSGTPAQRRQLLPRAREQEELLAPADGTVELVRALPLARVLHELGAGRSRAGEPLRPAVGAELLVGVGQKLRRGTPWLRVHLDAPALSDPQRRALQGALVLSDRAPFAAPSPFAELILPPTDTQQ